In Chanodichthys erythropterus isolate Z2021 chromosome 11, ASM2448905v1, whole genome shotgun sequence, a single window of DNA contains:
- the anp32a gene encoding acidic leucine-rich nuclear phosphoprotein 32 family member A — protein sequence MDMKKRIHLELRNRTPSDVKELVLDNCRSNEGKIEGLTDEFEELEFLSTINVGLTSVANLPKLNKLKKLELSDNRISGGLEVLAEKCPNLTHLNLSGNKIKDLSTIEPLKKLESLKSLDLFNCEVTNLNDYRENVFKLLPQLTYLDGYDKEDKEAPDSDAEAYVEGLDDDEDDEDEGEEEEYDEDAAPGDEDEEEGEEDDEEEGEEEEEEDISGEEEEEEELNDGEVDDEEDFEEERGQKRKRDLDEEGEEDDD from the exons ATGGATATGAAAAAGAGAATTCACCTGGAGTTGCGGAACCGGACGCCGTCAGAC GTGAAAGAGCTTGTGCTTGACAACTGTCGGTCAAATGAGGGCAAAATTGAGGGCCTCACTGATGAGTTTGAGGAACTGGAATTTTTAAGCACAATCAACGTAGGCTTAACATCAGTCGCCAATTTGCCGAAGCTTAACAAACTCAAAAAG CTCGAGCTTAGCGATAACAGAATCTCAGGGGGTCTGGAGGTACTGGCAGAGAAATGTCCCAACCTCACCCATCTCAACCTCAGTGGCAACAAAATTAAAGACCTCAGCACCATCGAACCCCTG AAAAAATTGGAAAGCCTCAAAAGTTTAGACTTGTTCAACTGTGAGGTGACAAACCTGAATGACTACAGAGAAAATGTTTTCAAGCTGCTCCCTCAGCTGACATATCTCGACGGCTATGACAAAGAAGATAAAGAAGCGCCAGACTCTGATGCTGAAGCTTACGTCGAAGGCCTAGATGATGACGAGGATGATGAAGATG AGGGAGAAGAGGAGGAGTATGATGAAGATGCCGCTCCAGgagatgaagatgaagaagaGGGGGAGGAGGATGATGAGGAAGAgggagaagaggaggaagaagaggacATCAGCGGAGAG gaagaggaggaagaggagttAAATGATGGTGAGGTAGATGACGAGGAAGACTTTG AGGAGGAGCGGGGGCAGAAGAGGAAAAGAGACCTGGATGAGGAAGGGGAGGAAGATGATGACTGA